From the Nodularia sp. NIES-3585 genome, one window contains:
- a CDS encoding aspartate carbamoyltransferase catalytic subunit, with protein MPTTTWNRHHVLSLADFTTAEYDTVLQTAASFQEVLSRRTKKVPSLQGQVVANLFFEPSTRTRSSFELAAKRLSADTLNFAAASSSMTKGETILDTAKTYLAMGTDIMVIRHREAGVPNAIAQEMDRLGVRVSILNAGDGQHEHPSQALLDLFTICTLIDRSHPRLELLKDKKIAIVGDILHSRVARSNIWSLTASGAQVHLAAPPTLLPQLFKDFVLEEGETPSSSTLKRQLFLHWDLESALQDADLVMTLRLQKERMTAHLLPSLREYHQTFGITRQKLQLCKPNVKVLHPGPVNRGVEISSDLMDDPEFSLIQSQVTSGIAIRMALLYLLGSGKDSATLIK; from the coding sequence ATGCCTACTACCACCTGGAATCGTCATCACGTTCTTTCCCTCGCTGACTTCACAACCGCCGAATACGATACTGTGTTACAAACTGCTGCTAGTTTTCAGGAGGTGCTGTCACGGCGGACAAAGAAAGTACCCAGCCTACAAGGACAGGTAGTGGCGAATTTATTTTTTGAACCTTCTACACGCACCCGCAGCAGTTTTGAACTGGCCGCTAAACGTCTCAGTGCAGATACGCTGAACTTTGCCGCAGCTAGTTCTTCCATGACGAAGGGAGAAACAATTCTTGATACAGCCAAAACCTATTTGGCCATGGGAACTGATATTATGGTGATCCGCCATCGAGAGGCAGGAGTTCCCAATGCGATCGCGCAAGAAATGGATCGTCTAGGCGTGCGAGTCAGTATCCTCAACGCTGGTGACGGTCAACATGAGCATCCTTCCCAAGCACTGCTAGATTTATTTACCATCTGTACTTTAATTGACCGCAGTCATCCCCGGTTAGAACTATTAAAAGATAAAAAAATTGCCATTGTGGGAGACATTTTACATTCTCGTGTCGCGCGATCAAATATTTGGAGTTTAACAGCCAGTGGCGCACAAGTGCATCTAGCAGCACCACCCACCCTGCTACCTCAGTTATTCAAAGACTTTGTTTTAGAAGAAGGTGAAACACCCTCATCATCCACACTCAAGCGTCAACTATTTCTGCATTGGGATTTAGAATCTGCTTTACAGGATGCAGATTTAGTCATGACATTGCGCCTGCAAAAAGAACGCATGACAGCGCACCTACTTCCCAGCTTGCGAGAATATCATCAAACTTTTGGCATTACACGCCAAAAGCTACAACTGTGCAAGCCTAACGTGAAAGTCTTACATCCAGGGCCAGTCAACCGTGGTGTAGAAATTAGCTCAGATTTAATGGATGATCCAGAGTTTAGCTTGATTCAGTCGCAAGTTACCAGTGGTATAGCTATTCGCATGGCACTGTTATATTTGTTAGGTAGTGGCAAAGATTCAGCAACTCTCATCAAATAG
- a CDS encoding chlorophyll a/b-binding protein, with protein MTSKGFKINELGERNKVAIEPKVYVDKTPRAGFTKYAEKLNGRLAMIGFVSLIAVEVITGHGVIGWLTNL; from the coding sequence ATGACAAGCAAAGGTTTCAAGATAAACGAACTGGGTGAACGAAATAAAGTCGCCATTGAGCCAAAAGTCTATGTAGACAAAACCCCAAGAGCAGGTTTTACCAAGTATGCAGAAAAACTCAACGGTCGTTTGGCGATGATTGGCTTTGTTTCACTGATAGCTGTAGAAGTGATTACAGGTCATGGCGTAATTGGCTGGCTGACTAATCTGTAA
- a CDS encoding DUF1611 domain-containing protein, with the protein MSLPLNQRIAILLHEGITGTQGKTGLSLLRYSQAPIVALIDRESAGKSLSELTGIKRDVPIVSSLTAALEYKPEVLVIGIAPKGGALPDDYWLEIKNALQAGMSLVNGLHTPLANIPELNALLKPGQLIWDVRQEPANLGVASGLARTLPCRRVLTVGTDMAIGKMSTSLELHRESQRRGWRSKFLATGQTGVMLAGDGVPLDAVRVDFAAGAVEQMVMGCGKNYDILHIEGQGSLLHPGSTATLPLIRGSQPTQLILAHRAGQVHVRNHSHVLIPSLLKVIRLYETVAGAEGAFGNVPVVGIALNTAHLDEFTAQEAIAQTTAETGLPCNDVVRFGAGILLDAIMSN; encoded by the coding sequence GTGAGTTTGCCGCTTAATCAAAGAATAGCAATTCTGCTACATGAAGGAATTACTGGAACTCAGGGTAAAACTGGGCTATCACTTTTACGCTACAGTCAAGCCCCCATCGTCGCCTTGATTGATCGTGAGTCTGCTGGCAAATCTTTGTCAGAATTAACAGGGATCAAGCGTGATGTGCCAATTGTGTCATCATTAACAGCAGCACTGGAGTATAAACCGGAAGTATTGGTAATTGGTATTGCTCCCAAAGGTGGTGCTTTACCAGATGATTACTGGCTAGAAATTAAAAATGCTTTACAAGCTGGGATGTCTTTAGTCAATGGTTTACACACACCTTTAGCAAACATACCAGAGTTAAATGCACTGCTCAAACCAGGACAATTAATTTGGGATGTGCGTCAAGAACCAGCTAATTTGGGTGTTGCTAGTGGGTTGGCTCGGACTCTTCCCTGTCGGCGAGTGCTGACTGTGGGAACTGATATGGCGATTGGTAAAATGTCCACTAGCTTAGAGCTACATCGGGAGTCACAGCGGCGGGGGTGGCGTTCTAAATTTTTAGCTACAGGTCAAACTGGGGTGATGTTAGCCGGAGATGGCGTACCTTTAGATGCTGTGCGGGTAGATTTTGCGGCTGGTGCTGTGGAGCAAATGGTCATGGGTTGTGGGAAAAACTACGATATTCTTCACATTGAAGGACAAGGTTCACTGCTGCATCCTGGCTCTACGGCTACTTTACCTTTAATTCGTGGTTCCCAACCAACCCAATTAATTTTGGCACATCGGGCAGGACAAGTTCATGTGCGTAATCATTCCCATGTTCTGATTCCGTCTTTACTCAAGGTAATTCGTCTGTATGAAACGGTTGCTGGTGCAGAAGGCGCTTTTGGAAATGTGCCTGTGGTGGGTATAGCTTTGAATACAGCGCACTTAGATGAGTTTACAGCTCAGGAGGCGATCGCACAAACTACAGCCGAAACTGGTTTACCTTGCAATGATGTTGTGCGTTTTGGCGCTGGTATTCTGTTAGATGCGATTATGAGTAATTAG